TATGTTTCCGGAGGCGCCGAGCATCAGGGGCCGGCCGGCGGAGGGCCCGTAGCCGTGATCGCCCGGCTGTTGGACGATCAATCCGACTGACGATTGGACTTGTCGTGATACCTTACGTCTACCTTGTGCCGAACATTCTGTCTCCGGCATCGCCCAGGCCCGGCACGATATAGCCGTGATCATTCAGTCTCTCGTCGATGGCAGCAGTCCAGATCGGCACGTCCGGACACTCATTCTGGAATCGGGCGATCCCCTCGGGGGCCGCGAGCAGGCAGACGAACCTGATATCCCGGGCGCCTCGCGATTTGAGCAGACTAACTGCGGCGCAGGCTGAATTTCCCGTCGCAAGCATCGGATCCAGCAGGATCACGATGCGTTCCGACACATCCTGCGGCGCCTTGAAGAAATACTCCACGGCTTGAAGCGTCTGCGGATCCCGGTAAAGGCCGATATGTGCCACGCGCGCCGATGGGACGAGCGCCAGCATCCCGTCGAGAAATCC
This Bradyrhizobium sp. CCBAU 53421 DNA region includes the following protein-coding sequences:
- the upp gene encoding uracil phosphoribosyltransferase, with protein sequence MSKESVNLVNHPLVQHKLSLMRDKDRSTKGFRELLNEIGMLLCYEVTRDLPLEMVDIDTPVAAMKAPKIAGKKLTLAPILRAGVGFLDGMLALVPSARVAHIGLYRDPQTLQAVEYFFKAPQDVSERIVILLDPMLATGNSACAAVSLLKSRGARDIRFVCLLAAPEGIARFQNECPDVPIWTAAIDERLNDHGYIVPGLGDAGDRMFGTR